AAGAATCTGTTGGTTGTCCTATCCTTCCTGTTAGATTATTTGTGTGTTCTACTGACTTTTGGATTCTGAGGACATGAATCAATTACAAGCTCAGTTGCATTGACTGCATCTCACACAAGCTGGCCTATAAAAACCACTTGAGAGTCAGGGTCTGCAGAGAATTCCAGCTTAACATATTCCCAGACTGACCAAAATAAACCTCAGCCACTTAGCATGTATCGCATCCTTGCCAAAATTGCCAACTCAGAAGTAAACATGACTAAGGAATTTTACTTCTTACTAAGAAGTAAACATGAAGCTGATCACCCTTTCAAGTAGAATGCAAAAATAAGTGACCCTTCTTCTACAGCCAAATGATAGTTTGCGAGGCAGTTGTCAGCAGCCCAGGGGAGTGAGCACCTTGATGAAGTAGAGATCTAACTTACATGCAATGTAGGATCAGGTCTACAATTTCATCCATCTCTTGCTCTTACCCTTGCTTAACCCTCTCTCATTCTTCCTTTGATTCTGCATCATTTGACTCTAGTCCTCCTAGGCTTGAAATTCCTCCATTGCCTCTTATTATATCACATTATTTTTATCCATCAAGGAAGTTCCATCTCTCAGAAGATCAGCAAGGCAAGTTTCcacatttcattttccttaagaTTTTGGCTCATCTATTGAGTTGTGAGATGATTATGAAGTTGCTTTAAACCTAGCTACCATGTAGAAGAGGCAACACTGAACCACCGTCTCCTCttactttcatttccttctctgaccTCACTTATCTGTGACACTTGTCATCCCCATACTCACCTCCACTTATCATccaacatttatttaattctactgaacaatttaaaagaaatacatgtgtATGCCTGCAGGAGTGAGCACTTGAGACATCAACCAGAAGAAATACTCCAGTAGATGTGCCCCTTAAAAGTTAATACCACATTTTGTGCCACAGTTGCCTATCAGGGAAGAGTCGGGGAAAGAATAAACTTCACCTGTTCCTGGAAAAAGTGCTGACCTGTTAATGAGAAACAGGCAATATCTGTGGCAATTCCCAGGCTTTGCTGGGAAGAGACTCCTCCCCATGGCAGGAATCTCCTTGAACCAAAGCCAGGCCCTTCCCATGACCCCTGTCCTGGCTCCCCGATCCTGTTATTCATTTAAGTGCCACTCCCTCAAATCCTCTTATAAAAACCCAGTCTTTTCTGCCCCGACAAACCAGTGCAGATCCCTTGCAAGAGAAGTAAGTAGGTGCTGAGACAAGATGACACCCCTGACAGGGGTTTCACCTCACATATTTCAGGGAAGGTATACAAGGATCCCTGTCCTCAGATGAATGCAGGAGCTCTGAGAGCAGGCAAAGGCAGTCCTGGGAGGCCCCAGGTTGTAGTAGGATATATagattttcagattctttccagaACTATGGAAGGGGATGGAAGCCATTAAGATGGATTTATTCCTAGGGAACTAGACAGAGGAAAAGACAAGAGGTTACAACAGGGGGTTTCTCACAGTCTCTCTCTGACCACCTTTTTGTAGTTCTCTGGTTGTCTCCGCACATCACAGACAAAATGATGCCTTCCATGGGCGTCCCAGCCTGTCCTGGATGCTGCTCTCCTGCCTGATGCTCCTGTCCCAAGTCCAAGGTGAGACTTTTCTGCCTCTAGCACTGGGTTCCCAGTGTTTGCTCAGGGCCAAGAAGAGGAGGAAGCTCCTGTGTGCCTCCCGTGGTAATGGTACAATCCCCACACAACAACACTGCCTGCAATTCCTGCATCATCATCCTTCCTTCAGGGTAACTAGTGGTGGGAGGTACCTCAGTGGTCCAGTAACAGTGGGATGAGATGATTCTCAATTTTCAGTAGAGTCTAATTTATGCGGGTATATTAAGGAGGGAAAGCATAGAGTGTCAGTAATGAGATGAGTAGAAGGAGAATGACTGGAGGATCCAGTGTAGAAACAGTCAGCCAAGACGAGGAGGAGGCTTGGACTTTTGAATAAGGcagatgaataaaaagaaaacagaccatCTCCCAATTACTAGGTCTACTTTATGATTAAGAAAAACTCCTGGAAATATTGGCACTGGTGACAGGCAGTCAGGAGTTTGGTGTCACTGCCTCAAGCTGTGGCACCACAGATATTCCTCAAGGTCACCTCCCCACTCCAATCccctctctccactttgccccatccctctcctttatttcttcctcGCCAGGGGAAGATTCCCAGAAGAAACTGCCCTCTGCACGGATCAGCTGTCCGAGAGGCTCCATGGCCTATGCGTCCTACTGCTATGCCTTGTTTACAACACCTAAAACCTGGATGAATGCAAACGTGAGTGCTGGGATTTGCAGTTCGGGCTGGTAAGGAGAAGCAAATTAGAGACAGGGTTTGGGGGCTGGGAGTTCCATTCTCTAGAGTTTCTTGAGGGTGAGAATGAGCACCTCATCTTTTGCAAACACAACTCCTTCTCACTTACCTTGTTCCTGCCCTTCCCTCAGTGAGGGTCTCAAGCTCCTCCCCAGTCTCTCCCTTCTCCACACAGATGGCTTGCCAGAAGAGATCCTCAGGACAACTTGTGTCTGTGCTCAGTGGGGCTGAGGGATCCTTCGTGGCCGCCCTGGTCAAGAACACCTTGAAAACCGTCTCAGACGTCTGGATTGGGCTCCATGACCCCACAGAGGTACGCTTACATCCTCTCTAGTCTGTTACCTCCCAGGATGCTATGGCCACACAGGCCTGCTCGCTGTCCCCTGTGCCTGCCTAGGAAAAACATAGAGATCCCTAGAGCTTGGAGGTCAAGGGGGTAATTGAAGAATGGAGGGCCTTGAGACCAGCTGCAGAGCTGAGTTCTGTGCAGGTCTCAGTCTCCAGCTAAGGTTAATCTGCCTCTTGTCAAGCTTTTACACAATTCACACACCACGTCTTGATTCAGTTTGCTGTGCATCCCTGAGTCTGTACATGCTGCCCTTAGCAAGTGCTAAATGAGTATTTAGGATTGATGCATTTTTCCCTTATAAAACATATGTTGTCTTGGAGGTTCAGAGGGTAATCACAAATGTACCACCAAGTGTAGTTCACACAGTGTCAAGTTACTCTGAGGGGTTTCTATTCGTCTTTGTGATTATTGACTTTTGAATTTGCCAATAGAAGCAAAGAGTTAGGGATTGTTTCCCAGAGGAGAGCTGTTGGGCATCACCTGGTAGAGCAGAACTAATTCCATGATGCTGGGGAGGGTGCCAGGTGTTCCAGCTGAGGGAATCGTGCCAGGAGACCTCTAAAGGCCTTTCCACTTCACCTGACTCCATCCCCTACTCTATAGGGCTCTGAGGCCAATGGCAGTGGATGGGAGTGGAGTAGCACTGATGTGGCTCAATTACGTTGCCTGGGAGAAAGATCCCTCCACCAGCTCATCCCCTGGTTATTGTGGGAGCCTGTCCAGAAACTCAGGTAGGAAACAGAGGAGGTCACTTCTTTCagcctttttccatcccctcatccCCTATTTCTGGGTCTGGTCTTCAGAGAATCCCCCTGGGATGGAACTGTTCATCTGTTCCCATCTCCTCtcacctctcctttctttctctctctttcctctggagTGGGACCCTGGTGACTTTGAGGGAGAGCCTTTGAGTCCTAGGCCAGAAGCTGGGATGTGTCCCCATTGGTTTCTCACCAGCTCCATTCACTTGAGCTCTTCTGTCTCTTCAGGCTATCTGAAGTGGAGAGATTATAACTGTTCTGTGAACTTACCCTATGTCTGCAAGTTCAAGGGCTAAGTCAGATGGGAAGTCCACTAGCCTGAGTCTGGTGTGCAGCTCATCATGGACTTGGAACCAAGAGTGAAGACCTATCCCGGAAAGGGGaatcctccccacacccccaaccTGGCCTCATTCTGGCCTTCCCTGTCTCTCAGCCTCATTTcaggcatttgtgtgtgtgtgtgtgtgtgtgtgtgtgtgtgtgtgtgtgtgtgtgtatgcatagcATGGCCTGAGGTCTTGTAGAACAGTAATAAATATCTTATTCCAAACTTACCTGCTTTTGTGCTCTTGTCTTATAACAAGACTCTGAGGAAGATGTTTGTATGGGAAGAATCTAGGGGTGGCCTCTGTCAAGTTTCATCCAATTTCCTTGGAAAATGACtgaatgtacattcccaccagtgtaTTTGTGATGAGTATGTAGGCCCTGTTCCCTTAGGAATTGGGTTGTGTTATACAAAGGCATTGCTTCCCCACACACTATACTGCCCATTCCTCCTGATGGTATGACACAAGCAGCCTTCGTGTGGTCCCATGCTATTTATTATAGAATGCACTTCTGAAATCATTTGCTGTGAAGGATCATGAAGGatctattccttttctttaatgTGAAATCCACCTTGGATCATGACTTCTATAAAATATAGTCAAGAATAAATTACTTGGACTGACATGCAGATCATTGGCAgttgtcattgttttaaaaagaagcaaactgtATTTACTACCGTGAACAACTTTACTACAATATTGTACTCTTGAAAAGACATATACCCCAAAAAATAGAGACATATAGGTCCTTATTGGATCAGAACTTCAACTATAAACTAAAACATAATTATCTTGGACAACTTGTTCAACACTGAGTCCAgatggcaaaagaaaagagactgCTTCAACACTGTCTAGGAGTTGAATTCTCTCATGCTTCTTTCTGGAACCAAACAATTAAAATGCTGTAGAATAAAACATTGAAATATGTCAATAAAGACTTCTATAAATAAGGAATTTTAGGGAATATTctagatatacatttttttatccttaacatattatttatttttaatatggcttgttttatatttattgatttatttcttatttatttatttatttatttatgcaaatCAATATCAGTGGCATCTCATTTTAGAGCAAAGGCTCCATAGCACACGTCAAATAGTATAGAAAAGCTTGCGGAATGTGGGACTTCACAGTGGCTCTCTTGCAATAAGTAGGCATTGGCAAACAGTTCAAACCACTGCATTAGGAGGTAGTTCTCATGTTAAGTTTGTTACCACAGAACAAGAAACAAACCAAGAAGCGACAAAAGGAAATTTCAAACCACTGGATATATTAAGCCTTGTGACAGTGAAACACATATTATACATATGTCAAATATCCAAGTAAACATTATGTGCAATAgttttcaacattaaaaataataaaagaacactATCAACTAAACATCAAGCAAAACTGCGAGACCTATTAATACAATGGGAATCATTGtcagtagtatttttttaatcaacatcaatggctttttttttttgcttaatatcAGGTAAAAATCTGAATTcttcagaggaaatcaaaaaatttaaaatctcttATCTATCTTAAAAATCatctatataaaaatacagtCTTACAAGAAAGGTTTAGGTCTAGAGCGCTCATGGGAGTCTACAAACTACCCACAAAACACatgatttcaaaaattaaaacaggcTTGCAGAGTAATCCAGGCAAATACTCCTAACTTGacagataaaatagaaaaacattccTTACAAAAGGTAAAACTATACTTTTCCTAATTCAGATTCAATGGCTGTTTCCTGAAGAAAGATTAACTATCTTAAAATATAGGAACTCTAAATGTCAATTAGGAATATACAATTTTCatatgataaatttatttatagaataaaactttaatgtataaaaagatttggaaaatatgtatatCTATCAATTGTGCAAAGATTAATATTTGATATACACAAATACAATGAAACTTTTGTGACAATCTGTATTAAATTTAGAGGAGTCctctgaattaaaaagaaatatactatGTAGCAACTGAGTGGACTTGGCCACATAAAGATTTGAcaaggtgaaggggattaagatgGGGCAAACCAAATATTTTTACACAAGATATGAGGCTGAAATGTGTGGAAATGGGTAGTGAGTAGTATAATGGTCTGCAAATATTTAGgttcaatgaaaatttaaataacctATTCATCATGTAAGtggattttcaaataaatatatttattcaactttttatttattaaaaatattagtagAGACAGGATATAAGCTTCCAATGTAGTCCCGACTAGGCCAAGCATTTTCCAGACACAGGACAGAAACCAATCAATATTGCAAGTACTCAAAATATACAATTCAGAAATATAGGGATAAGGAACTAAGTGTGGTCCATGAAACCAGTGGTAAAGTTTGTTTCATATTGCAAGATAATTAcagaaatctaaaattttaaagttttatagcaATTTGGCAGATTAGTTGTCTATgaaatctaaaattttataaatggttTCTAACATATGTAactcttttattatatttcaattttagtaatcatttttaaaaaggctttaattcttagaatagttttagatgtATGGAATTATTGAAATAGTAATACAGGGTTTACCACTTGATACAACTGATGAACCATACTGATACAGTATTACTATAATTCTAATTGAAATATTATGACATACAATATTCATTATTTCAGCTGTACTACAAAATGATTGGATagacattataaaatgatcagcATGATAAGTCTAAATATCTGtttacaaagttattacaatattattgaccatattcctatATATTgcatccccatggcttatttattttataactatttgCACCATCTTAATCCTTCCCATTTTCACATTTACCACTGGCAACTTCCTGTTTGTTCCTGTATCTatgaatgcttttatttcttttcatttgtctgctttatattttagaaGCCATATAAGTAGGTTACATTGTATTTGTTCTCATTTAATTCACTTGGCTCTCCTCTAGATTTTACATATTGTcacaaatctttcttttttttcgtGTCTAAGTAATattcttatataaattttatacatataaaatattattcctcatcttctttatccattaatatTTCATGAATATTAGGTTTATTCTGTGAATTAGCCATGTAAATTGCAGCAATTGAACAAGTTACCTAccttttaaattagtgtttttctttcttcaggtaAACAGCCAGATATTTGCTGGATTACCTGGAAGTCCtagttttaattttgtgaaaTCATGTTTTTAGTGGCTTACCAATTACATAAACCAACTGTATGAGCCTCTTTTTTCCACCTCCTCACTAATACTTGtaattgttgtctttttgatgatacccATTATGCCAGGTTGAGGTGGtgcctttgtattttatttgcatgtccatgatggttagtgatgctaagcatttttcatattattggctgcttctttggaaaaatatctactaGATCCTCTGCATTTTTTAATCAGAGTACTTGATTTTtgttgatgttgagttgtataagttcttgAGTATGTTGGACATTGACCCCTATTGCAAATATTCTCGCAGTTAGAaggctgttttctgttttgttgatgtttccttcactgtggaaaagctttttattttgtcctagtcgcatttgattatttttgcttttgtttcactTGTATGAGGGACAGATCCATAAATATATTGTTAAGAACATGTcacagggcttcctggtggtcAGTGGTTGAAATCTGTTGCCAATGCAGAACAGGGGTTTGagtgttctgggaagatcccacatgccgcagagcaactagccCCATAGATCTAttatgagcctgtgcgtctggagcctgtgctccacaacaagagaggccacgatagtgagaccACAACCGCAATGAGGAGTGGTCCCCCTTGACGCAACTATAGAACCTTTGCACACGAAGATTACACagccatatataaataaataaataaataaataaataaataaataaataaatataaataaatatatattttaaaaggcaaacttcctttaaaaaagaaggatgTCACAGACTATACTCCCTATGTTTTTCTACTAgcagttttattgtttcaggtaTTAAATGCAAGTTTTTTATGCATATTGATTTCAATTTTGTATATGTGTGAGAAAGCAGTcctgtttgattcttttgcatgaagCTGTCAGTTTTCCAACACCAGtgttgaagacactgtctttttcCCACTGTATATTCTGGACTTcattgttgaagattaattgaccatataagtatgGGTTTAGTTTaaggctgtctattctgttcaatggacctatatgtctgtttttttttgagtacaatattcttttcattaaagTTGCTTTGTAGTAAAGTTTTGGGATCACGGAGTGCCATtacagtttccttctttcttaaaagAGTGACAACTGCCAATGATCTGCATGTCAGTCCAAGTAATTTATTCTTGACTATATTTTATAGAAGTCATGATCCAAGGTGGATTTCAcattaaagaaaaggaatagatCCTTCATGATCCTTCACAGCAAATGATTTCAGAAGTGCATTCTATAATAAATAGCATGGGACCACACGAAGGCTGCTTGTGTCATACCATCAGGAGGAATGGGCAGTATAGTGTGTGGGGAAGCAATGCCTTTGTATAACACAACCCAATTCCTAAGGGAACAGGGCCTACATACTCATCACAAAtacactggtgggaatgtacattcaGTCATTTTCCAAGGAAATTGGATGAAACTTGACAGAGGCCACCCCTAGATTCTTCCCATACAAACATCTTCCTCAGAGTCTTGTTATAAGACAAGAGCACAAAAGCAGGTAAGTTTGGAATAAGATATTTATTACTGTTCTACAAGACCTCAGGCCATgctatgcatacacacacacacacacacacacacacacacacacacacacacacaaatgcctgAAATGAGGCTGAGAGACAGGGAAGGCCAGAATGAGGGGGTCAggttgggggtgtggggaggattCCCCTTTCCGGGATAGGTCTTCACTCTTGGTTCCAAGTCCATGATGAGCTGCACACCAGACTCAGGCTAGTGACTTCCCATCTGACTTAGCCCTTGAACTTGCAGACATAGGGTAAGTTCACAGAACAGTTATAATCTCTCCACTTCAGATAGCCTGAAGAGACAGAAGAGCTCAAGTGAATGGAGCTGGTGAGAAACCAATGGGGACACATCCCAGCTTCTGGCCTAGGACTCAAAGGCTCTCCCTCAAAGTCACCAGGGTCCCActccagaggaaagagagagaaagaaaggagaggtgaGAGGAGATGGGAACAGATGAACAGTTCCATCCCAGGGGGATTCTCTGAAGACCAGACCCAGAAATAGGggatgaggggatggaaaaggctGGAAAGAAGTGACCTCCTCTGTTTCCTACCTGAGTTTCTGGACAGGCTCCCACAATAACCAGGGGATGAGCTGGTGGAGGGATCTTTCTCCCAGGCAACGTAATTGAGCACATCAGTGCTACTCCACTCCCATCCACTGCCATTGGCCTCAGAGCCCTATAGAGTAGGGGATGGAGTCAGGTGAAGTGGAAAGGCCTTTAGAGGTCTCCTGGCACGATTCCCTCAGCTGGAACACCTGGCACCCTCCCCAGCATCATGGAATTAGTTCTGCTCTACCAGGTGATGCCCAACAGCTCTCCTCTGGGAAACAATCCCTAACTCTTTGCTTCTATTGGCAAATTCAAAAGTCAATAATCACAAAGACGAATAGAACCCCTCAGAGTAACTTGACACTGTGTGAACTACACTTGGTGGTACATTTGTGATTACCCTCTGAACCTCCAAGACAACATATGTTTTATAAGGGAAAAATGCATCAATCCTAAATACTCATTTAGCACTTGCTAAGGGCAGCATGTACAGACTCAGGGATGCACAGCAAACTGAATCAAGACGTGGTGTGTGAATTGTGTAAAAGCTTGACAAGAGGCAGATTAACCTTAGCTGGAGACTGGAGACCTGCACAGAACTCAGCTCTGCAGCTGGTCTCAAGGCCCTCCATTCTTCAATTACCCCCTTGACCTCCAAGCTCTAGGGATCTCTATGTTATTTCCTAGGCAGGCACAGGGGACAGCGAGCAGGCCTGTGTGGCCATAGCATCCTGGGAGGTAACAGACTAGAGAGGATGTAAGCGTACCTCTGTGGGGTCATGGAGCCCAATCCAGACGTCTGAGACGGTTTTCAAGGTGTTCTTGACCAGGGCGGCCACGAAGGATCCCTCAGCCCCACTGAGCACAGACACAAGTTGTCCTGAGGATCTCTTCTGGCAAGCCATCTGTGTGGAGAAGGGAGAGACTGGGGAGGAGCTTGAGACCCTCACTGAGGGAAGGGCAGGAACAAGGTAAGTGAGAAGGAGTTGTGTTTGCAAAAGATGAGGTGCTCATTCTCACCCTCAAGAAACTCTAGAGAATGGAACTCCCAGCCCCCAAACCCTGTCTCTAATTTGCTTCTCCTTACCAGCCCGAACTGCAAATCCCAGCACTCACGTTTGCATTCATCCAGGTTTTAGGTGTTGTAAACAAGGCATAGCAGTAGGACGCAATAGGCCATGGAGCCTCTCGGACAGCTGATCCGTGCAGAGGGCAGTTTCTTCTGGGAATCTTCCCCTGGCgaggaagaaataaaggagagggatggggcaaagtggagagagggGATTGGAGTGGGGAGGTGACCTTGAGGAATATCTGTGGTGCCACAGCTTGAGGCAGTGACACCAAACTCCTGACTGCCTGTCACCAGTGCCAAATATTTCCAGGAGTTTTTTCTTAATCATAAAGTAGACCTAGTAATTGGGAGatggtctgttttctttttattcatctgCCTTATTCAAAAGTCCAAGCCTCCTCCTCGTCTTGGCTGACTGTTTCTACACTGGATCCTCCAGTCATTCTCCTTCTACTCATCTCATTACTGACACTCTATGCTTTCCCTCCTTAATATACCCGCATAAATTAGACTCTACTGAAAATTGAGAATCATCTCATCCCACTGTTACTGGACCACTGAGGTACCTCCCACCACTAGTTACCCTGAAGGAAGGATGATGATGCAGGAATTGCAGGCAGTGTTGTTGTGTGGGGATGTACCATTACCACGGGAGGCACACAGgagctttcctcctcttcttggcCCTGAGCAAACACTGGGAACCCAGTGCTAGAGGCAGAAAAGTCTCACCTTGGACTTGGGACAGGAGCATCAGGCAGGAGAGCAGCATCCAGGACAGGCTGGGGACGCCCATGGAAGGCATCATTTTGTCTGTGATGTGCGGAGACAACCAGAGAACTACAAAAAGGGTGGTCAGAGAGAGACTGTGAGAAACCCCCTGTTGTACCTCTTGTCTTTTCCTCTGTCTAGTTCCCTAGGAATAAATCCATCTTAATGGCTTCCATCCCCTTCCATAGTtctggaaagaatctgaaaatctATATATCCTACTACACCTGGGGCCTCCCAGGACTGCCTTTGCCTGCTCTCAGAGCTCCTGCATTCTCTGAGGACAGGGAT
The sequence above is drawn from the Tursiops truncatus isolate mTurTru1 chromosome 14, mTurTru1.mat.Y, whole genome shotgun sequence genome and encodes:
- the LOC101329555 gene encoding LOW QUALITY PROTEIN: lithostathine-like (The sequence of the model RefSeq protein was modified relative to this genomic sequence to represent the inferred CDS: deleted 1 base in 1 codon), which translates into the protein MMPSMGVPSLSWMLLSCLMLLSQVQGEDSQKKLPSARISCPRGSMAYASYCYALFTTPKTWMNANMACQKRSSGQLVSVLSGAEGSFVAALVKNTLKTVSDVWIGLHDPTEGSEANGSGWEWSSTDVLNYVAWEKDPSTSSSPGYCGSLSRNSGYLKWRDYNCSVNLPYVCKFKG
- the LOC117307862 gene encoding LOW QUALITY PROTEIN: lithostathine-like (The sequence of the model RefSeq protein was modified relative to this genomic sequence to represent the inferred CDS: inserted 1 base in 1 codon; deleted 1 base in 1 codon); amino-acid sequence: MMPSMGXPSLSWMLLSCLMLLSQVQGEDSQKKLPSARISCPRGSMAYASYCYALFTTPKTWMNANMACQKRSSGQLVSVLSGAEGSFVAALVKNTLKTVSDVWIGLHDPTEGSEANGSGWEWSSTDVLNYVAWEKDPSTSSSPGYCGSLSRNSGYLKWRDYNCSVNLPYVCKFKG